The window ATAAAGAATTCGACGGATGGAAAGAGGACCTCACCACCGTTAAAAGCTATGATGAACTGCCTGAGAACGCTAAAAAATATATCCAATATATCAGCGATTTCCTGAAAGTTCCCTATGCTATAATCAGCCTTGGAACTGACAGAGAGCAGACAATAAAATTAAATGAACTTTTTTGATAAAAAGTAGTTGACATCGATTTGTCACTTTGGTATAACCTACCTCTCGCAGGGAACACCGAAAAGGTGCCTGAGAGGAAAAACTAAAGTGATACGAGCCATTAGCTCAGTCGGTAGAGCAATTGCCTTTTAAGCAATGGGTCGTTGGTTCAAGTCCAACATGGCTCACTTTTGTAAAAACGTCTCCATCGTCTAGCCCGGCCTAGGACATCGGCCTTTCACGCCGACGACAGGGGTTCGAATCCCCTTGGAGACGCTTTCTTTTAAACGACTGCAAAAGTCACTTTAACGTCAGAGAAATTCTTTGACAAAGATGTTTAAAAACAGTATACGGGTGGTTAGCTCAGCTGGGAGAGCATCGGCCTTACAAGCCGAGGGTCGCAGGTTCGATCCCTGCACTACCCATTTTTTTAACAGGGGGCGTAGTTCAGTTGGTTAGAACGCTGGCCTGTCACGTCAGAGGTCGAGGGTTCGAGTCCCTTCGTCCCCGTCCTGTTAAAAAAGCGAAAAGCCTGTCTTCGGACAGGCTTTTTTGTTTGCTGCATTTTGTGTCCTCTATTCTCCCGTCACTGCGAAGCACCGCAGGTGCTGTGGCAGTCGCATAACATGCAAAAAAATCTGAAACAATTTTACAGAAACCTTCATATGATGAGATTGCTTCACCCTTACAGGGTTCGCAATGACGTATAATATATGTCACTCTGAACGAAGTGAAGAGTCTCAGTTTGAAGTGAGTGACAATACAACAGTGACGTGAACTGATAATCTTCTCACCATAATTTTATTTCCCCATTTAAAATCTGTGATACAATATCTCCATGCTGAACAAACAGAAATTCAACTTTTTCAGAAACTGGGGCTTCGCCCTGCAAGGCCTTAAAGAGGTCTTTACGAATGAAAGCTCATTCAAGATAGAGGTTTATATTGTTCTTGCCCTTCTGGCCGGAATAATCGCCGCTCCTCTGCCGATTCTGCATAAAGGTATACTCAGCACATCCATGCTCATTCCGCTCGCCGCAGAGCTTGCAAACAGCGCAATCGAGCGCACGGTGGATCTGGTGACCATGCGGTATGACGAAAAGGCCAAGCGAGCCAAAGATGCGGGCAGTGCGCTGGTGTTCATGAGCTTCATAATCACAGGCCTTATTTGGTTCTGGACATTTTTTTCACTGTTTTTTGACTGACATCAATTTCATCTCCCGAAAATCCGCTATCTTAACAAAAAACAAATAAGGAGGAGACTATGCACGAAGGATGCAGCGGTTCTTTCGAATCGGGAAAACAGGTGGTTGATAAACTTCGAGTGATGGGATTTTCAGAAGGGCTTATGCCTCTTCCCCTTGAAATGACCTGCGAAAACTGCGGAAAAGATTTTCAGATGTATACATTCGAGTCAAAATGCGAATGCGGAATGGTTTACGGTGTAACGCCCTGCCATGCTTTCAGTGCCGACCACGTTCAGGCGGCCGGAATTGACTATTAATCTATAAAAGAAAGGACATAGACAGACCTGCCTATGTCCTTTTCCTGTTCTATTGCCTCTGGCGGATAGCCTGCATAAAAATATCTGCATCATTCTGTTCACCCATCAGCATCAGCTCATCCCGCTCCTGAATAGCAAAATCGCTTCCGGGGTTGGAGATGGTATCCGTGCCTCTGTTCACTGCCAGCAGGTTAAGCCTGTATCTGAATCTTATATCAACATCTCTGACTGTTTTTCCCGCTATCTGTGAGCCTACGGGCACAGTTATGTTTATTATGTTCATGTCGGCAAAGGTTGTGCCTTCTGTGCTGTTTGAAATCATTTCGCCGGGTCTGCCCATTATCTCCGTTC of the Seleniivibrio woodruffii genome contains:
- a CDS encoding diacylglycerol kinase translates to MLNKQKFNFFRNWGFALQGLKEVFTNESSFKIEVYIVLALLAGIIAAPLPILHKGILSTSMLIPLAAELANSAIERTVDLVTMRYDEKAKRAKDAGSALVFMSFIITGLIWFWTFFSLFFD